The region TCACCGACCTGGCCGACCAGGGCGTCACCGCGGTGGTCGTGGACCAGTCCGCGGTCGCGGGCACGCCGGGCAGCGGCCCGGTCACCCTCGACGCGAACGGCAAGCCGGTCACCGCGGTCCGGATCGACGGCATGGTCTCCGACGCGCTGCGCGGCACGGCGGTGGCCCGGCCGCCGGCCGGCGGCATCACCACGCCCACCGAGACCCGCCCGGTGTCGGTGCAGAACGCGCTCGCCGCGCTCGCCTACCGGACCGGCTTCCAGGCCGCCGGCCGGCACGTGGTGATCAGCCCGCCGCGCCGGTGGAACGCGCCGACCGGCGAGGTCAACACGTTCCTCCAGATCACCAAGTCGCTGGTCGGCGCCGGCTTCGCGACCCCGGTCGGGCTCCAGTCGCTGATCGGCGCGACGCCCGAGCGGGCGGCGGCGCTGAGCTACCCGGTGGAGTCGGGCGCGCAGGAGGTGCCGCCCGCGGTGACCGCCGACGTGGCCGCGTCCTGGCGGCAGCTCCAGGAGCTGGCCGGCGCGATGAGCCAGCAGGACCGGGAGTCCGCCAAGCCCGAGGAGCTGGTCGCGCCGCTGCGGCTGAGCCTGCTGCGGTCGGTGTCCGGCGCGTGGCGCGGCAGCGAGGCGGGCGCGCGCGCCGCGCTGGGCGTCGCCGACGGCCAGATCGCCGGCCTGCGCGGCAAGGTCTCGGTGACCGAGCCGAACAGCCCGATCCTGCTCGCCTCGGGCGACAGCCCGATCCCGGTGACCATCCGCAACCGGCTCAACGTGCGGATCACGGTCCGGATCGTGGTCGAGGAGACCCCCGGCATCGTCACCCAGCAGCTGCCCGACCAGCTCCTGCCGGCGGGCGGCGACCGGCAGCTCACCGTCCCGGTGGAGGTGCAGCGGTCCGGCCGGTTCCCGGTGCACATCAGGCTGACCACGCCGGAGGGCGTGGAACTCGGGGAACGGGCCCGGCTGGAGGTCTCCTCCTCCGCGTACGGGACCATCACCATCGTCATCACCGTCCTCGCCGGCGCCCTGCTGGTGCTGCTGTCCGCCCGGCGCATCTACCGGCGGGCGAAGGCCTCGCGGGCCGCCGCGGCGGCGGTGCCGAACGACGCCTCGGGCGTCACGCCGGAGAAGTCGAGCGCGAGTTGAGCGGAACCCCCACGGTGGCCGAGCAGGCGAAGCCCCCCTCGGTGGCACGGGCCTCGGGCTCGATGGCCATCGCCACGATCGTCAGCCGGGCGTCCGGGCTGCTGTCCAAGCTGCTGCTGATCACCATCATCGGCGGCAAGGTTCTCAACGACTCCTACCAGGCGGCCACCACGCTGCCGACGATGATCAACGAGCTGCTCCTGGGCGGCGTGCTGACCAGCGTGGCGATCCCGCTGCTGGTCCGCGCCGAGAAGGAGGACGCGGATCGCGGCGAGTCGTACGCGCAGTGGCTGATCACCATGTCGGTCGTGATCCTGGGCATCGGCACCGCGATCGCGATCGCCTGCGCGCCGCTGCTCACCTCGCTGTTCATCGACAGCAACTCTCAGGCCAACCCGGCGCTGGTGACCGCGTTCGCCTACCTGGTGCTGCCCGGCATCGTGTTCTACGGCCTGTCCGCGCTGCTCGGCGCGATCCTGAACACCCGGCACGTGTTCGGCCTGCCCACCTGGGCACCGGTGATGAACAACGTCGTGGTGATCCTGACGTTGGCCGTCTACTGGCTGCTGCCGGGGGAGATCAGCCTCGACCCGGTGCGGATGGGCGAGCCGAAGCTGTTGGTGCTGGGCCTGGGCACGATGCTCGGCGTGGCGATCCAGGCGGCTGTGCTGCTGCCCGCGATGAAGCGCTCCGGCTTCCGGTTCCGCTGGCGGTGGGGTTGGGACCGGCGGCTGGCCGAGTTCGGCGGGCTGGCCTTCTGGGTGCTGATCTACGTGGGCCTCGGGTTCGTCAGCATGATCGTGCTGACCCGGGTCGCTTTGAACGCCGAGGGCGCGCTGACCGCGTACAACTACCAGTGGCTGGTCGCGCAGGTGCCCTACGGCGTGCTGGGCGTCTCGCTGCTCACGGCGTTGATGCCGAAGATGTCCCGCGCCGCAGCGGCGGACGACACCCCGGCGCTGGTCGGCGACCTGTCGTTCGGCAACCGGATGTCGTCGATCCTGCTGATGCCGTTCAGCGCGCTGCTGACGATCGCGGGCCTCCCGATCGGGCTGGCGATCTTCTCGCACGGCGAGGCCGGCGAGGCGACCGGCCAGCGGATCGGCATGGCGCTGG is a window of Saccharothrix espanaensis DSM 44229 DNA encoding:
- the murJ gene encoding murein biosynthesis integral membrane protein MurJ — protein: MSGTPTVAEQAKPPSVARASGSMAIATIVSRASGLLSKLLLITIIGGKVLNDSYQAATTLPTMINELLLGGVLTSVAIPLLVRAEKEDADRGESYAQWLITMSVVILGIGTAIAIACAPLLTSLFIDSNSQANPALVTAFAYLVLPGIVFYGLSALLGAILNTRHVFGLPTWAPVMNNVVVILTLAVYWLLPGEISLDPVRMGEPKLLVLGLGTMLGVAIQAAVLLPAMKRSGFRFRWRWGWDRRLAEFGGLAFWVLIYVGLGFVSMIVLTRVALNAEGALTAYNYQWLVAQVPYGVLGVSLLTALMPKMSRAAAADDTPALVGDLSFGNRMSSILLMPFSALLTIAGLPIGLAIFSHGEAGEATGQRIGMALALSAFGLVPYAITLLQLRVFYALKDARTPTLIQGIIVVVRIALLYAFLAFSPPEKLAVGVSIAMSLSFVVGCLVGQLWLRIRLGRLRTGYTAWTICLTVVASAIGFAVAAGAAWLAVRLLGTESPVATAWVEMVVLTIVGLPLSFALLAVFRVPEVKPVMDKISRLVRRR
- a CDS encoding DUF6049 family protein, which encodes MKRLLSALAAAGLLVVGSPAVAAPADGGRLPVKPAPATQVWATRPASYQPGSTAQPLLRLDIEDLSPRLVTAGANSVTISGKIVNVGDRDIADLELRLERGDALTSEEAVRQALREPTDAETVQPWFTRIADELKMGQSKPFSLTVPVRGPENTSLRIDQPGVYPVLANINGSLDRGYRARLAALSTLLPVLAVPDGDALPTPPDPAKITLLWPLADRPRMVSGGLEPVLTDDELASSLALGGRLYGLLKAYESALEGPLGGAVCLAVDPDLLRTVQAMGKGYQVQGQGAGKGRNEAELWLAQLRLLAGGRCVVSLPDADADLVALSRARLTDLVALAAKGADEVRAVLEVQAQPGLAWPEDGVLDQQTLTDLADQGVTAVVVDQSAVAGTPGSGPVTLDANGKPVTAVRIDGMVSDALRGTAVARPPAGGITTPTETRPVSVQNALAALAYRTGFQAAGRHVVISPPRRWNAPTGEVNTFLQITKSLVGAGFATPVGLQSLIGATPERAAALSYPVESGAQEVPPAVTADVAASWRQLQELAGAMSQQDRESAKPEELVAPLRLSLLRSVSGAWRGSEAGARAALGVADGQIAGLRGKVSVTEPNSPILLASGDSPIPVTIRNRLNVRITVRIVVEETPGIVTQQLPDQLLPAGGDRQLTVPVEVQRSGRFPVHIRLTTPEGVELGERARLEVSSSAYGTITIVITVLAGALLVLLSARRIYRRAKASRAAAAAVPNDASGVTPEKSSAS